From Sporosarcina sp. Te-1, the proteins below share one genomic window:
- a CDS encoding VOC family protein, whose amino-acid sequence MEFLFDHVVHFVHEPKETVAQFRDIGFHAIEGGIHESLGTYNGLCYLDLSYIEFLGHGLHDSSRDSTS is encoded by the coding sequence ATGGAGTTCCTGTTTGATCATGTTGTTCACTTTGTACATGAGCCGAAAGAGACGGTGGCTCAATTTCGTGACATTGGTTTCCACGCTATCGAGGGAGGAATTCATGAAAGTTTGGGTACGTACAATGGCCTTTGTTATCTGGACTTAAGTTATATTGAATTTCTCGGCCACGGATTACACGATTCTTCAAGAGACTCCACATCTTAA
- a CDS encoding VOC family protein, translating into MARVALRTSDIQKTASHFTSQGLIVNGPVRMHRRRPDGSLVKWQLLYVGHEEEGPELPFFIQWDEGDEDRRQDLIRNKSIRNHPAGGSMQLNHVGIAVNDLEKASRNWSQWLNVAVNETYIDDSLHAICRELKVPGGSIIFYEPRGENVISNVVAAVGEGPFRVVISGGDVEQVHTISGAVYSIRK; encoded by the coding sequence TTGGCGAGAGTTGCTTTGCGTACGTCAGATATTCAAAAGACAGCCTCTCATTTTACATCTCAGGGTCTTATCGTAAACGGGCCGGTACGGATGCATCGGAGACGGCCTGATGGTTCTCTGGTCAAATGGCAGCTATTATATGTAGGACATGAGGAAGAGGGACCTGAGCTACCGTTTTTTATACAATGGGATGAAGGTGATGAGGATCGCAGGCAGGATCTAATTCGAAACAAATCTATTCGTAACCATCCAGCGGGCGGTTCAATGCAATTGAACCATGTCGGGATTGCAGTCAATGACTTAGAAAAAGCTAGTCGCAATTGGAGCCAATGGCTGAACGTGGCGGTGAATGAAACATATATTGATGATTCATTGCATGCTATCTGTAGAGAGCTTAAAGTGCCGGGCGGATCGATTATATTTTATGAACCAAGAGGGGAAAATGTTATTTCAAATGTAGTAGCCGCCGTGGGAGAGGGACCATTTCGTGTAGTGATTAGTGGTGGAGATGTGGAACAAGTACATACGATCAGCGGGGCAGTTTACAGCATAAGAAAGTAA
- a CDS encoding aliphatic sulfonate ABC transporter substrate-binding protein, whose product MKRWIVIVIAGALALLLSACGKDESTEKANASDKVVRIGFQKGNTLNILKESGFLEKKLEPEGYVVEWKEFVHGGTLLEGLFTGHIDFGHAADGSGINAQAGNKPFVYVGADLPNPEGVGILVHQDSGISSIAELKGKKIGVLKGGNHHYLAILAIKDAGLALDDVEWVYLQDASQQRTAFETKKIDALATYDPFFAGVEVDLKTVNLTDGKDYGYPNRTFYYANEKFYNEHPELVDLILEATDESDQWANKHKEEVVTLVSKMLGIDEHVIERAVSRREYAVERISDEIIEVQQKQADVYYEIGLIPNEINIRDRVPEK is encoded by the coding sequence ATGAAAAGATGGATTGTCATTGTTATTGCAGGAGCGCTGGCTTTATTACTTAGTGCTTGCGGTAAAGATGAGTCAACAGAGAAAGCCAATGCTTCCGATAAAGTAGTACGCATTGGTTTCCAAAAAGGGAACACTTTGAACATATTAAAGGAAAGTGGCTTTTTGGAAAAGAAGCTTGAACCCGAGGGATACGTCGTTGAATGGAAGGAATTTGTGCATGGCGGAACATTGCTTGAGGGATTGTTCACCGGCCATATCGATTTTGGGCATGCTGCTGATGGTTCTGGAATCAATGCACAGGCAGGAAATAAACCGTTTGTCTATGTAGGGGCTGACCTGCCAAATCCAGAAGGGGTCGGCATACTGGTCCACCAAGATTCCGGTATTTCGTCCATAGCGGAGCTGAAAGGTAAGAAGATCGGTGTTTTAAAAGGAGGGAATCATCACTACTTGGCAATTCTTGCAATAAAAGATGCGGGGCTTGCGCTGGATGATGTGGAGTGGGTTTATTTACAAGATGCTTCTCAACAACGGACTGCCTTTGAAACGAAAAAGATAGATGCTTTAGCTACGTATGATCCGTTCTTTGCCGGTGTGGAGGTTGATTTGAAAACTGTGAATCTAACAGACGGAAAGGACTATGGATATCCGAACCGGACATTTTATTATGCGAACGAAAAGTTTTATAATGAACATCCTGAATTGGTGGATTTGATTTTAGAGGCGACAGACGAGTCGGATCAATGGGCTAATAAACATAAGGAAGAAGTGGTTACTCTCGTATCGAAAATGCTTGGAATTGATGAGCATGTGATTGAGCGGGCGGTTAGTCGAAGAGAGTATGCAGTGGAACGGATATCAGATGAGATTATTGAAGTCCAACAAAAGCAGGCGGATGTCTATTATGAAATAGGACTGATTCCGAATGAAATCAATATTCGAGACCGGGTTCCAGAAAAATAA
- a CDS encoding ABC transporter permease subunit produces the protein MATVKNTAIAWLIPVILLITWQFVVLFGIVSPQLLPAPLTVLASFIELVVSGDLAFHMTGSLGRALVGLLIGGGIGFLLGVANGLSKFSYAFTDTTLQMIRNIPNLALVPMVIIWFGIDEGAKIFLVSIGVMFPIYINTLHGIRNIDPGYIEMGRMYGMKGWRLFKEILLPGALPSIFVGLRYSLGVMWMTLIVAETIASTRGVGYLAMTAQQFMQSDIIIITIILYALFGKAADLLARWGERKALRWNKAYAKN, from the coding sequence ATGGCAACTGTAAAGAATACAGCCATAGCATGGCTCATACCTGTAATTTTACTTATCACATGGCAATTTGTAGTATTGTTCGGCATCGTGTCTCCTCAGTTGCTTCCGGCTCCCTTGACCGTCCTAGCAAGCTTTATTGAACTGGTAGTTTCAGGTGACTTGGCATTTCATATGACGGGCAGTTTAGGCAGAGCTCTCGTTGGCCTGTTGATTGGGGGAGGGATTGGATTTCTTCTTGGCGTGGCAAACGGTCTTTCGAAATTTTCCTATGCATTTACCGATACGACTCTGCAGATGATACGAAATATCCCGAATTTGGCCCTTGTACCGATGGTTATCATTTGGTTCGGCATAGATGAAGGGGCTAAGATCTTTCTCGTCTCGATCGGCGTCATGTTTCCAATTTATATTAACACGTTGCACGGAATCCGAAATATTGACCCCGGCTATATAGAAATGGGAAGAATGTATGGCATGAAAGGATGGCGGCTGTTTAAGGAAATACTTCTGCCCGGTGCACTTCCATCCATCTTTGTAGGACTTCGCTATTCACTCGGGGTAATGTGGATGACGCTAATCGTTGCCGAAACTATTGCCTCTACCCGTGGAGTCGGTTATTTGGCCATGACAGCCCAGCAATTCATGCAGTCGGACATCATTATTATTACAATCATTCTCTATGCCTTGTTCGGGAAGGCGGCGGACTTACTGGCGCGCTGGGGTGAACGGAAGGCATTGCGTTGGAATAAAGCATATGCGAAGAATTAG
- a CDS encoding ATP-binding cassette domain-containing protein codes for MVILSEVARLQQKPQTVHITIEQVKKRFDTKTVLQDISLEINTGQFVVIVGRSGSGKSTLLRLVAGLEKPTEGTIAFTDESIGQARMMYQDSRLLPWKSVIDNVGLGLRGNWIECAREALDQVGLLEFSQKWPSTLSGGQQQRVALARALVHKPSLLLLDEPMSALDALTRMEMQALIERLWKEQQFTALLVTHDVREAVKLGDRIILIEDGDITLDIDNPLRRPRDVANSELAKMEKKILDRILKG; via the coding sequence ATGGTTATTTTATCGGAAGTCGCTAGGCTTCAACAGAAACCCCAGACCGTCCACATCACGATTGAACAAGTGAAGAAGCGGTTTGATACGAAAACAGTCCTGCAAGACATTTCGCTTGAGATTAACACAGGTCAGTTTGTGGTCATTGTCGGCAGGTCAGGCAGCGGGAAAAGTACATTGCTGCGATTGGTAGCCGGGTTGGAAAAGCCGACGGAGGGAACCATAGCTTTTACAGACGAGTCTATCGGTCAGGCAAGGATGATGTACCAGGATTCGCGGCTGCTTCCTTGGAAGTCGGTGATTGATAATGTGGGTCTTGGTCTTAGAGGAAACTGGATTGAGTGTGCAAGGGAAGCATTAGATCAGGTCGGTCTGCTGGAGTTCAGCCAAAAGTGGCCATCCACTCTTTCGGGCGGGCAGCAGCAACGTGTGGCACTTGCACGCGCCCTCGTTCATAAGCCGTCCCTGTTACTGCTGGATGAACCGATGAGTGCGCTGGATGCTCTTACGCGAATGGAAATGCAAGCCTTGATCGAGCGGCTCTGGAAAGAACAGCAATTTACGGCATTGCTCGTCACGCATGATGTGAGGGAAGCAGTCAAACTAGGAGATCGGATTATCTTAATCGAAGACGGCGATATTACGCTCGATATCGACAATCCGCTAAGGAGACCGAGAGACGTTGCAAACAGTGAACTTGCCAAAATGGAGAAAAAGATATTGGACCGAATTTTGAAAGGCTGA
- a CDS encoding YihY/virulence factor BrkB family protein, translating to MRIIQNVAIRFFTERFFDQAAQTAYYLLLSMFPFLIFLFSLLSYFPVNEQVLLAFIRPFAPEEAYVIIEQNVKALIYKVQGNVLYTSLALAFWLSSVSVQSLARSLDLANGYIRRYTFWRVLIRDLGVTLLFMFVISLSLFLPLIERALHEVVSYYDAIEQWQGWLYIWPLLKWGIGTLFLFNFFLLFYKVVPTGRMKVIEVVPGAIFSTFGWQIFSLVFDNYVSNVEYNRLYGQVSGIILLVLWFYLTAVIILLSGLLNAEWRQSLRRKGRQK from the coding sequence ATGAGAATCATCCAGAATGTCGCAATCCGATTCTTTACTGAACGTTTTTTTGACCAGGCCGCCCAGACCGCCTATTATTTGCTGTTATCCATGTTCCCGTTTTTAATATTCCTGTTCTCTCTGCTTAGTTATTTCCCGGTAAATGAACAAGTGCTGCTGGCATTTATCCGGCCGTTCGCTCCCGAGGAAGCTTACGTGATTATCGAACAGAATGTCAAAGCGCTCATTTATAAAGTACAAGGCAATGTCTTGTATACAAGCCTCGCCCTAGCATTCTGGCTGTCCTCCGTATCCGTTCAATCACTGGCACGTTCACTTGATTTGGCGAATGGTTACATACGTAGATATACTTTCTGGAGAGTCTTGATCCGTGACTTAGGCGTCACATTGCTATTCATGTTTGTTATCTCCTTATCGTTATTCCTGCCGCTGATTGAACGTGCTTTGCACGAAGTGGTTTCGTATTATGATGCCATTGAGCAATGGCAAGGATGGCTCTACATTTGGCCGCTTCTCAAATGGGGCATCGGTACATTGTTCCTCTTTAACTTTTTCCTCTTGTTTTATAAAGTCGTCCCGACCGGTAGAATGAAGGTAATAGAAGTGGTGCCTGGAGCCATCTTTTCGACATTCGGCTGGCAGATCTTCTCTCTCGTTTTTGATAATTATGTTTCCAATGTCGAGTATAATCGGCTTTATGGGCAAGTGTCAGGTATTATATTATTAGTCTTATGGTTTTATTTGACGGCTGTTATTATTTTGCTATCCGGGTTATTGAACGCGGAGTGGCGGCAATCGTTGCGGAGAAAGGGGCGGCAGAAATGA
- a CDS encoding response regulator transcription factor: protein MKILVVDDDPNILELVTINLTQAGYEVRKASNGLEALEAVSEEMPDLAVVDVMMPGMDGYSLTRKLRAEADVPVLLLTAKGELEDKEKGFLAGSDDYVVKPFEPKELLFRINAILRRYEKAVDIQIQAGPLKINRQSYEVMAGKKVFLLPLKEFELLSVLASKANQVFERDFLIERVWGYDYEGDEQTLNVHIKRLRDKLEGLQDVRITTVRGVGYKLEVPVP from the coding sequence ATGAAAATACTCGTTGTGGATGATGATCCGAATATTTTGGAACTCGTGACGATCAATTTGACGCAAGCCGGCTACGAAGTCCGAAAGGCATCAAATGGACTGGAGGCGTTAGAGGCTGTGTCTGAAGAGATGCCAGATCTGGCCGTGGTCGATGTAATGATGCCTGGTATGGATGGCTATTCATTGACACGGAAATTGCGTGCGGAGGCCGATGTTCCAGTGTTGTTGCTGACGGCTAAAGGTGAATTGGAGGATAAAGAGAAAGGATTCCTCGCAGGTTCGGACGATTATGTCGTAAAACCATTCGAACCGAAAGAGCTTCTATTTCGGATCAATGCCATCTTGCGTCGTTATGAAAAAGCAGTCGATATCCAGATACAGGCGGGACCTTTGAAAATCAACCGGCAGAGCTATGAGGTAATGGCAGGGAAGAAGGTTTTCTTATTACCATTAAAGGAGTTTGAATTGCTGTCTGTTCTCGCTTCGAAAGCAAACCAGGTGTTTGAACGGGACTTTTTAATTGAGCGTGTATGGGGTTACGATTATGAAGGCGATGAGCAGACATTAAATGTGCACATTAAACGTTTGCGCGATAAGCTGGAGGGATTGCAGGATGTAAGGATTACGACTGTCCGGGGTGTCGGCTATAAACTTGAGGTGCCGGTCCCATGA
- a CDS encoding HAMP domain-containing sensor histidine kinase, which translates to MRSLYGKFLSFTVGIMMTSALIAFLIVNTYYHQQLKGENDAKNMAIALDIASYIESADGLDLDAYLKTQAKTGYKLYVVDEQQETVLYGAPFRKMNLDRQTAEDVLQGGLYHGMRDLKTETFMTGFFSDQLANTVGVPFTHAGQAYALFMRPDIKFLFTEVHFLLGGMVVVMAIVSLLSMLIVAKKLIEPITKLTIVTKKVADEQFDGKIEINRRDEIGQLAKSFQGMIERLHENDRLRKEFISDVSHDFQSPLLNIKGYAALMMDQKVSEADRQNYLKVIQSETERLSTLTKQLLLLTSLDQLESPLRMKQFPLDEQLMEIVRKYRWMLEEKQISLTLELEEVEVIGDPSFLEKVWENLLSNSIKYTPEEGKIQVELKETSANVVVSIRDTGIGIAPEHMERLYDRFYRVDHSRTRNIEGTGLGLSIVHQVVTLHQGTVQVESKEGEGTLFLITLPKM; encoded by the coding sequence ATGAGATCGTTGTATGGAAAGTTTCTCTCGTTTACAGTGGGCATCATGATGACAAGCGCTTTGATTGCTTTTTTGATCGTCAATACATATTACCACCAACAATTAAAAGGGGAAAACGATGCGAAGAATATGGCCATTGCTTTAGACATTGCGTCGTATATCGAATCAGCGGATGGCCTGGATTTGGATGCGTATTTGAAGACGCAGGCAAAGACTGGGTACAAACTATATGTTGTGGATGAACAGCAGGAGACTGTCCTGTACGGAGCACCCTTCAGGAAAATGAATTTAGATAGGCAAACTGCGGAAGACGTCCTTCAAGGCGGCTTGTACCATGGCATGCGGGATTTGAAGACGGAAACATTCATGACCGGATTTTTCTCCGACCAGCTGGCCAATACAGTCGGGGTACCCTTTACGCATGCAGGACAGGCGTATGCCTTATTCATGCGCCCGGATATTAAATTCTTATTTACCGAGGTACATTTTCTGCTTGGCGGCATGGTGGTTGTCATGGCGATTGTCAGTCTGCTGTCGATGCTGATAGTTGCAAAGAAATTAATTGAACCCATTACGAAATTGACCATTGTGACAAAGAAGGTCGCAGACGAACAATTCGATGGAAAGATAGAAATCAACAGGCGAGATGAAATTGGACAGCTTGCGAAAAGCTTTCAAGGGATGATCGAGCGGTTGCATGAGAATGATCGGCTGCGAAAGGAATTCATTAGCGACGTATCACATGATTTTCAGTCACCCCTATTGAATATTAAAGGATATGCTGCGTTGATGATGGATCAGAAGGTAAGCGAAGCGGACCGGCAAAATTACTTAAAGGTCATCCAATCAGAAACAGAGCGCCTTTCCACGCTGACCAAGCAGTTGCTGTTATTGACCTCATTGGATCAACTGGAATCCCCTCTTCGAATGAAACAATTCCCATTGGACGAGCAATTGATGGAAATCGTCCGGAAATATCGCTGGATGTTAGAAGAAAAACAAATATCGCTAACGCTTGAATTAGAAGAAGTAGAGGTAATAGGAGATCCATCATTCTTAGAAAAAGTTTGGGAGAATCTACTTTCGAATTCGATCAAATACACACCCGAAGAAGGGAAAATACAAGTGGAATTGAAAGAGACATCAGCCAATGTTGTTGTTTCGATTCGGGATACTGGAATTGGCATTGCACCAGAACATATGGAAAGACTGTATGACCGCTTTTACCGTGTGGATCATTCCAGAACACGGAATATCGAAGGGACGGGACTTGGCTTATCGATTGTCCATCAAGTTGTCACCCTCCATCAAGGCACCGTACAGGTTGAAAGCAAAGAGGGGGAAGGTACGCTATTTCTCATCACTCTGCCAAAAATGTAA
- a CDS encoding MMPL family transporter, with translation MTRENTRKRFWWISIAVWILLAGVLSAVAPGGKEFVVANKDGGLPSDAPSIIAAHEVETYFPNDGGLPLFAVFHTNQGFSEEEITETAKALESALASDERYEEVEVLPLSMLQAEQRQAFVSEDEKTFFVPLSLPESLEGKQLHELVDAVKKAVDSDLDDQIEAAWTGPAGIASDAVELFSRADLVLLLSTVGLILVLLLVIYRSPLLTLIPLAGAGIVYAVVDRIIGFATKEDWFGVDSQALSIMTILLFAVVTDYSLLIFSRYREELKRHENASAAMRETIRHVREPIFFSGSTIVLGVATLFFALYEPYRNFAPVFAIAAAAMLIAGLTLLPALFALIGRKAFWPVIPKYGDETIEKKTIWGKVARVVTEKPLRFMIPIILLLIVGAWNITNMKESYDLIASFPEDLSSRVGYERLGNAFSEGSLAPGSLLVVSEKELDLEGLQSVVNEIKETSGIANVTAQGNPLNAEGNAAKFSVTFKGNPYDAQALDTVLELREKADSVLQKAGLADANLYIAGESAINADVRDINDRDTWVVMIFMTILITIMLGLQTKSIMAPIYMMGSILLSFAATLGLSYFLFGIFLDLDGISYRMPLYAFVFLVALGVDYSIMLIARIREEMKVLPFDEAVRRGLEKTGGVISSAGLILAATFLVLATMPIYELKLFGFIMALGILIDTFIVRPLLIPAILVRLGKWSFWPKKM, from the coding sequence ATGACGCGAGAGAATACTAGAAAACGGTTTTGGTGGATCTCCATTGCCGTATGGATCTTGCTTGCCGGTGTGTTATCTGCTGTAGCTCCGGGCGGTAAGGAGTTTGTGGTGGCCAATAAAGACGGCGGGCTGCCTTCTGATGCACCATCCATCATTGCCGCGCATGAAGTGGAAACCTATTTTCCAAATGACGGTGGATTGCCATTGTTCGCGGTATTTCATACGAATCAAGGATTTTCGGAAGAGGAGATAACAGAAACTGCGAAAGCACTTGAATCCGCTTTGGCAAGCGATGAACGATACGAGGAGGTTGAGGTACTGCCGCTTTCCATGCTGCAGGCGGAGCAGCGGCAAGCGTTTGTTTCAGAGGATGAGAAGACTTTTTTTGTGCCGCTTTCCCTGCCTGAATCATTGGAGGGGAAGCAGCTTCATGAATTGGTAGACGCAGTGAAAAAGGCTGTGGATTCTGATCTGGATGACCAAATTGAGGCAGCCTGGACGGGACCGGCGGGAATTGCATCCGACGCCGTTGAGTTATTCAGCCGTGCCGATCTGGTGCTTTTATTGTCAACAGTCGGTTTAATCCTTGTGTTGCTGTTAGTCATCTACCGTTCTCCGCTGTTGACGCTCATCCCGCTCGCCGGTGCAGGTATTGTCTATGCCGTCGTGGACCGGATCATCGGTTTTGCGACGAAAGAGGACTGGTTCGGAGTTGACAGTCAAGCGTTATCGATTATGACGATTCTGCTGTTCGCCGTGGTGACGGATTATTCCTTGCTTATCTTTTCAAGGTATCGGGAAGAACTGAAACGGCATGAAAATGCGAGTGCGGCCATGCGGGAGACGATACGCCATGTAAGAGAGCCGATTTTCTTCAGTGGAAGCACTATCGTATTAGGAGTGGCAACACTCTTCTTCGCCCTGTATGAACCGTATCGCAATTTTGCACCGGTCTTCGCGATTGCTGCAGCGGCCATGTTGATTGCAGGTTTGACATTGTTGCCCGCCTTGTTCGCTTTGATTGGCAGAAAGGCATTCTGGCCGGTCATACCCAAGTACGGTGATGAAACCATCGAGAAGAAGACGATATGGGGGAAAGTGGCGCGTGTAGTGACAGAAAAACCGCTCCGCTTCATGATTCCTATTATCCTGCTGCTCATCGTCGGGGCATGGAATATCACAAATATGAAGGAATCCTATGATTTGATCGCTTCCTTCCCAGAGGATCTCTCTTCCCGGGTCGGATATGAACGGCTGGGCAACGCATTTTCAGAAGGCAGTTTAGCTCCAGGATCCCTTCTTGTGGTATCCGAGAAGGAGCTGGATCTCGAAGGCCTTCAGTCCGTTGTCAATGAAATCAAAGAGACTTCTGGCATCGCGAATGTGACTGCGCAAGGCAATCCGCTTAATGCGGAAGGAAATGCGGCAAAATTCTCGGTCACATTTAAAGGGAATCCTTACGACGCGCAAGCATTGGATACAGTGTTGGAGCTTCGGGAAAAGGCGGATTCTGTATTGCAGAAAGCCGGATTGGCTGACGCCAACCTGTATATCGCAGGAGAGTCGGCAATCAATGCGGACGTTCGGGATATCAATGATCGAGATACGTGGGTTGTCATGATTTTCATGACGATTTTGATCACCATCATGCTTGGCCTGCAGACAAAATCCATTATGGCGCCAATTTATATGATGGGAAGCATTCTTCTCTCGTTTGCGGCGACTTTAGGATTGTCTTACTTCCTGTTTGGCATCTTTCTGGATCTGGATGGCATCAGTTATCGGATGCCGCTTTATGCGTTTGTATTCCTTGTGGCATTGGGAGTCGATTATTCAATCATGTTGATCGCCCGGATCCGAGAGGAAATGAAAGTATTGCCGTTTGATGAGGCAGTGCGGAGAGGTCTAGAAAAAACGGGCGGCGTCATCAGCTCGGCCGGATTGATTCTCGCGGCGACTTTCCTCGTTCTCGCCACGATGCCCATTTATGAATTAAAATTGTTTGGGTTCATCATGGCACTCGGGATTTTAATTGATACGTTCATCGTCCGCCCCCTCCTTATCCCGGCAATCCTAGTTCGATTAGGCAAGTGGAGTTTCTGGCCGAAGAAGATGTAA
- a CDS encoding sigma-54-dependent Fis family transcriptional regulator, whose product MIPDLENFRRLADFDNVLVVDEKGTTLYYDLADLNVLSKLGHRPEDFLGKNVTSFYTNLTDENSTIMTVLQSGKAMTMVHQELVTRTGQTYESLSSTYPIEENGVIVGAIEFSKHFYSKEHMHYLDQYTTHKIYRKNNTVYTIDDLITQNEAMIAIKEKVERIAQHDSTILIYGKTGTGKEIMAQAIHNRSSRYVQPFVTLNCSALSEDRADRILWGTEQDGEPRIGVVEQANGGTLFLDGVNELSPQLQAKLFQVIEKKMIRRIGGTTDIRLDVHLISSTNEDPELLLKEKRMREDFYYRLGVIQIDLPELKERKEDIELLVWHFIRFYQQHMNVAIETVEPEVIQLFQQYSWPGNVRELKNAVETAINQMQNGVITMDDLPMKIRRSDSGINLPSKRELLDLKDKVDEYERSIIAEELQKANGVIAETARRLGVSKQTLKYKLTKYELR is encoded by the coding sequence ATGATACCCGACTTGGAAAACTTCAGACGTCTAGCAGATTTCGATAATGTCTTGGTCGTAGATGAAAAAGGAACGACACTTTATTATGATCTGGCGGATTTGAATGTGTTGTCTAAATTAGGCCATCGTCCAGAGGATTTTTTGGGAAAGAACGTCACTTCTTTTTATACAAATTTGACGGATGAAAACAGTACAATCATGACGGTATTACAGTCGGGTAAAGCGATGACAATGGTCCACCAGGAACTCGTCACAAGAACAGGACAAACCTATGAGTCCCTCAGTTCCACGTATCCGATCGAAGAGAATGGTGTTATAGTGGGCGCCATTGAGTTTTCAAAGCATTTTTATTCGAAAGAGCATATGCACTACTTAGATCAATACACAACCCACAAAATATATCGAAAAAATAACACGGTTTATACTATTGATGATCTGATTACGCAAAATGAAGCGATGATAGCAATCAAGGAGAAAGTGGAAAGGATAGCACAGCATGACTCCACCATCCTGATTTATGGCAAGACGGGAACTGGAAAGGAAATTATGGCGCAGGCCATTCATAATCGAAGCAGCCGTTATGTCCAACCGTTCGTCACATTGAATTGCAGTGCCCTATCTGAAGATCGGGCGGATCGGATTCTGTGGGGAACGGAGCAGGACGGGGAACCGCGAATCGGGGTAGTTGAACAGGCAAATGGCGGTACGTTATTCCTTGATGGCGTCAATGAATTAAGCCCTCAACTTCAAGCCAAATTATTCCAGGTGATCGAAAAGAAAATGATTCGTCGCATTGGAGGCACAACGGATATCCGTTTGGATGTCCATCTTATTTCCTCGACCAATGAGGATCCAGAATTGTTATTGAAAGAGAAGCGAATGCGCGAGGACTTCTATTACCGGTTAGGTGTCATCCAAATCGACCTTCCGGAACTCAAGGAACGGAAAGAGGATATTGAACTGCTGGTTTGGCATTTCATCCGGTTTTATCAGCAGCATATGAATGTGGCAATTGAGACAGTGGAGCCAGAGGTGATCCAACTGTTTCAGCAGTATTCATGGCCGGGCAATGTAAGGGAATTAAAAAATGCCGTAGAGACGGCAATCAACCAAATGCAGAATGGTGTCATTACCATGGATGATCTGCCGATGAAAATTCGCCGATCCGATAGCGGGATAAATTTGCCGAGTAAACGGGAATTATTGGATTTAAAAGACAAAGTCGACGAATATGAAAGGTCAATCATCGCAGAAGAGTTACAAAAGGCAAATGGTGTGATTGCGGAAACGGCCCGACGTTTAGGCGTTTCCAAGCAGACGTTGAAATACAAGTTAACCAAGTATGAATTAAGGTAA